Proteins encoded by one window of Pseudomonas coleopterorum:
- a CDS encoding alpha/beta fold hydrolase: protein MTMPVRDIRLSLPHIELAAQVYGPEDGRPVLALHGWLDNANSFARLAPKLTGLRIVALDLAGHGYSGHRPIGAGYALWDYAHDVLQAADHLGWQRFSLLGHSLGGIVATLLASAMPERIERLALIDGVVPPLGAAEEGPQRLGEALQAQQALAHKRKSVYPDIDRGVSARRHGRIAVSHEAAKLLAARGLEAVAGGFSWRSDSRLTLPSPVRLSEEQALAYVQAIRCPSLLILAQEGLLVNNTALLARLGLPVQQLPGGHHLHLNDDTGAELVADCFNRFFAIP from the coding sequence GTGACCATGCCGGTCCGCGACATCCGTCTGTCGCTGCCCCATATCGAGCTGGCCGCCCAAGTCTACGGACCCGAAGACGGCAGGCCGGTGCTGGCGCTGCATGGCTGGCTGGACAACGCCAACAGCTTCGCCCGCCTGGCGCCGAAGCTGACCGGGCTGCGCATCGTCGCCCTCGACCTGGCCGGGCACGGATATTCCGGGCATCGCCCGATCGGCGCCGGTTATGCCCTGTGGGATTACGCCCACGACGTGCTGCAGGCAGCCGACCACCTTGGGTGGCAGCGCTTTTCCCTGCTGGGGCATTCGCTGGGCGGGATCGTCGCCACCTTGCTCGCGAGCGCCATGCCCGAGCGAATAGAGCGCCTGGCGCTGATCGACGGCGTGGTGCCGCCGCTGGGCGCTGCCGAGGAGGGGCCACAGCGCCTGGGCGAAGCCCTCCAGGCGCAACAGGCGTTGGCTCATAAGCGCAAATCGGTGTATCCCGACATCGACCGGGGGGTGTCTGCGCGCAGGCACGGGCGTATCGCCGTCAGCCATGAGGCGGCCAAGTTGTTGGCGGCGCGCGGGCTTGAAGCCGTGGCCGGTGGATTCAGCTGGCGCAGCGACAGTCGCCTGACCCTGCCGTCGCCGGTCCGCCTGAGCGAAGAGCAGGCACTGGCGTACGTGCAGGCGATTCGCTGTCCCAGCCTGTTGATCCTCGCGCAGGAGGGCCTGCTGGTGAACAATACCGCGCTGCTGGCCCGGTTGGGGCTCCCTGTGCAGCAGCTGCCCGGAGGC
- a CDS encoding hotdog fold thioesterase: MSLWRTEPDLERLNAAQKNTIGELLDIRFESFDGQSLTASMAVDARTHQPFGLLHGGASVVLAESLGSMASFLCIDTERFYCVGLEVNANHLRGLRSGRVTGVARAVHIGRTTHVWDIRLQGEDGKPSCISRLTVAVVPLGQNPPAR; encoded by the coding sequence ATGAGCCTGTGGCGCACCGAACCGGATCTGGAACGCTTGAATGCCGCGCAGAAAAACACCATCGGCGAGTTGCTCGACATCCGCTTCGAAAGCTTCGATGGCCAGTCCCTGACCGCCAGCATGGCGGTCGACGCACGTACCCATCAACCGTTCGGCCTGCTCCACGGCGGCGCCTCGGTGGTGCTGGCCGAAAGCCTGGGGTCCATGGCCAGTTTTCTGTGCATCGATACCGAACGTTTCTACTGTGTCGGCCTGGAGGTCAACGCCAACCATCTGCGCGGGTTGCGCAGCGGCCGCGTGACAGGCGTGGCTCGTGCGGTGCACATAGGCCGTACCACCCACGTATGGGACATCCGCCTTCAAGGCGAGGACGGCAAGCCCAGCTGCATTTCGCGCCTGACGGTGGCCGTTGTGCCGCTGGGGCAGAACCCTCCGGCGCGCTGA
- the sixA gene encoding phosphohistidine phosphatase SixA has protein sequence MKLWVLRHGEAVSHARSDAERALTSFGQQQALISAAHLHDQALDAILASPYVRAQQTAALVHGALQAAPPIQTVPWLTPDSDPLAVIGHLEALGLDNILLVSHQPLVGNLLSLLVHGNLRHPEPMQTASLAELHGDWPLAGLMSLQVVRHP, from the coding sequence GTCATGGTGAGGCCGTCAGCCATGCCCGCAGCGATGCCGAGCGTGCCCTGACTTCGTTCGGCCAGCAGCAGGCACTGATCAGTGCTGCGCACCTGCACGATCAAGCGCTGGACGCCATCCTTGCCAGCCCCTATGTGCGCGCGCAACAGACCGCAGCCCTGGTCCATGGCGCCCTGCAGGCGGCTCCACCGATACAGACCGTGCCCTGGCTGACGCCCGACAGCGATCCTCTGGCAGTCATCGGCCATCTGGAGGCGCTGGGTCTGGACAATATCCTGCTGGTCAGCCACCAGCCGCTGGTCGGCAACCTCTTGAGCCTGTTGGTGCACGGCAACCTGCGTCATCCCGAGCCCATGCAGACGGCCAGCCTGGCCGAGTTGCACGGCGACTGGCCGCTGGCGGGGCTGATGTCCCTGCAAGTGGTTCGTCATCCTTAA